TGGTGAAGAACACCGGGCCGCTGCGGGTGGAGGACCGGTTCGAGACGGGAATGGCGTTCCCGTTCGGTACCCATGTGGCCGTTGCCGAGGTCGACCCGGAACTGGGCACCGTGAAACTACTGAAGATCGTCACTGTCGACGACTGCGGAGTGGTCCTCAATCCGGAGATCGTGCGCGCACAAGCCTTCGGCTCCGCCCTCCAGGGCATCGGCCAGGCGCTCTACGAGGCGATCCCCTACGACGAGGCCGGCACGCCCCTACTGGGCAACGGACTCCTGGACTATCTGCTGCCCACGTTCACCGAGGTACCGCCCATCGAGGTCAAGGACACCTGCACCCCGAGTCCCAGTTCGCCCCTGGGCGCCAAGGGCGCCGGGGAGTCGGGCTGCATCGGCCTGCCGGCGGCGATCGTCAACGCCGTGGTCGACGCGCTCCGGCCGGCCGACCCCGACCTGCTGCAGATGCCGCTCACACCGGACGTGGTCTGGCGCGCGGCCCGAGCCCCGAAACTGGAGGAGACCCGGTGAAGCCCGCCGCGTTCGACTACGTGGTGCCCCGCACGGTGTCCGAGGCCGTCGACGCCCTGGGGGACGGGGAGCGCAGGGCCCAGGTCCTGGCCGGTGGCCAGAGCCTGCTCCTGGAGATGCACCTGGAACGCATCCGCCCCGACCTGGTCGTCGACATCAACCGCATCCCGGAACTCGACGACATGCGGGTCGTCGACAACACACTGCAGGTCGGCGCCCTGATCAGGCATCAGGCCTTCGAGTCCGCGCGGGCCGTGCCAGGCCCCCTCGGCTCGTTGTTCTCCCTTGCCGTCGTCAACATCGCCCACCCGCCGATCCGGTCGCGGGGAACGATGGTGGGCAGCTTCGGCTGGGGACATCCCGCGTCCGAGTGGTGCGCCATCGCCATGGCCTTGGACGCCGACATCCGACTGCGAGGACCCGAAGGCGCTCGTACCGTCGCGGCCCGCGACTACTTCCACGGTCCGCTCAAGACCGCCCGCCAGCCGCGAGAGCTCATCACCTCTGTGCGGTACCCGCTGCTCGGCGACGACGTCGGCGTCGGCTTCATCGAGCACCGGCGCACGCACTTCTGCTTCGCGCAGGTGGCCTCCTCGGCGGCGCTCACGGTACGCGACGGGGTGATTGTCGAGGCGAGAATCGGGCTGGTCAACTGCGCCGACCGGCCGCTGCGGGCGCACGCGGCGGAGCAGGCCCTGGCGGGCGTGGAGGTCGGACCCCCGATGGACGGTTACCTGTTGCCCGAGGAACATCCGTTCGCCCGTGCCGGCCGGATCGCTGCGGAGCACGACGCCGCCCCGATCGCCGAGCCGTACGCCGACCTCGAATACCGTCGGCACGCCATCGCCGTCGTCCTCGCCAGAACGCTGTGCCAGGCGGCGAACGACCACCGTTCGCGCGTCGGTGAGCTCAAGGGAGACAGCCAATGAAGATCACCCTCACCGTGAACGGCGAGGAGTTCCCCCTCGACGTGGAG
This sequence is a window from Streptomyces sp. NBC_01217. Protein-coding genes within it:
- a CDS encoding FAD binding domain-containing protein, whose translation is MKPAAFDYVVPRTVSEAVDALGDGERRAQVLAGGQSLLLEMHLERIRPDLVVDINRIPELDDMRVVDNTLQVGALIRHQAFESARAVPGPLGSLFSLAVVNIAHPPIRSRGTMVGSFGWGHPASEWCAIAMALDADIRLRGPEGARTVAARDYFHGPLKTARQPRELITSVRYPLLGDDVGVGFIEHRRTHFCFAQVASSAALTVRDGVIVEARIGLVNCADRPLRAHAAEQALAGVEVGPPMDGYLLPEEHPFARAGRIAAEHDAAPIAEPYADLEYRRHAIAVVLARTLCQAANDHRSRVGELKGDSQ